TCGTCATTGTCGGAAGGCATttgatgttaaattaaaaatgcattttcatAGTTACCAgtgatttttataacatatatttgtaatacaaaCTCCACTATAGATAAccgatatatgtattttatatgtatttataaatatgtattaaaatatcatctTAGCTTGATAGGTATCCACAATTTAGAGTATTATTGgctgtattttaattttaacaattaaaactgattttaaGTGCAgtcaacagaaaaaaatattacttaaggagaccattttatgattttaaatgtgttttattttattttattaaagatcCTGGAAAATGGTgccattaaacaaaatattgcgaaagcgttttttaacccattattgttaTGTctgtctcctcccaaactaggaaggggttaggccttgagtctaccaagCTGGCCAAGAAGATTTGTTACTCAGGACATATTCACATTCAATTTAAACTCtgttagtttaaaattattttttttctgttgacTGTGCTTATTAAGTGATATTGGCAATTGAAAGTTTGGgcacaaaaatgttatatacgttaataatgtaaatatgcTACGACGCGATCATGTCATCTACTGtgttatatgtaaatattaatcagCGTTTGTCTATAACATACTACATAATGTTAATCGATTGTCGACTGAAGTCAATCAATACGACTATCGTTTGACAATTATAGTAGAGACCTAGACTTTTTGTACATAACGTGATATAAATCTTCAATACGCTACCATTTTTGTCGCTTGGCAACAGAGTTTTGTCGCAGTAGCGACTCAACAGTCATGGCATATCACGCCCTATGTCTATGTACAACAAAAAATGTCGTGCTGAGGAGATTTATTTTGCGTTGCGTACGAGGGGCCGTACAGCAAGAGCAGGGAAGACAGAACAACTTGTAAACTGTAACGTCCATCAGAACAAGTGAGAAGTTTACAGTACCCGAAGATATAGTGCAACTTTCAACCCATAGATATTGTACTACATCTATGGATACCACGATCTTCTATCTCTGTCTAACCGGGAGTTACTTGACGCCTAGTTCCCTGCTTTACCTGTAATTATACCTCTTTGGTGGTAGGTAACACCCTGATATACAGGTCAcacatgtttttatatttagtttgatGTTGCAATTGACCAGTGTGATTGAgtgatacaatattatttgcaGTAAGTTAAGTTGTTGTTCAAAACTTCGGCactttaatcaaattataagtTGTGTTCTttggtaattattattaatttattaatttgaaaacaataatcaGTGGATCATTTTCTGGTATTTATTAATGGTCGATTTCTTAAAACCACGCATTTTCTTAGCTTTCTTGTTCGTATGTTTATAAGTCTGAAGCATTTTGTGTAAGTTTTATGTCAAtctcattaatttataataataacagtttattacattttattgtagtcaataaaaagttttttgtgaTAGTAATACTCTTTATGTGAAATATTCTCGCGTAATTTTAAGCGTCAATTGTGCTTATAAGATATTGTGGAATTTATGTTTAGTGAATCGttactgtgataattttattttattgtgatttccTGAATGATTTGAGTGTATCATTTACACGTTTGGGTAAGAACGcagtcaaaacaataaaaataagattctgtaaaatatttctaacacaatataataactaaacttAAAATAGCGTAATTATTCGGAAATGCAGTAGTGAAACAGATAATATTCACTTCaccgcatttttttttaatgtaacatCGACCTCACTTTCATTAAATAAGTCTGCTTAAATAGTTCACAGTAATTAGAACATGGTACCATACTATTAATACTATTGCACTTCCGATGACAAGAATAACGTTATCTACCTATATGTACctccaatataaaaataatgacccaTAATCATTTTATAGCGATTGTAACGAATGTATTCATGTAAACTAATGTTACCTATAAACTAGTGATGACGACGGACgtcaaattttgtattaatgtattttttgtacataatgtaGCTAgaggaaaattaattatgtgcAATTATTACCACCTCTATGGCGCAATACCAAAGGTATTTATGTTCTGTAACTGTTGTGTAAAATACTCggagttattaaattataacgaAATGATGGAAAACaaatgctgttttatttttttattgtgcttTATCTCCCAACTTTTTAGTCTACGCTATAAGCCCTAAACTACCTACTCTTATAGATCTATTGTCTTTATCTTTGAGGAAGTATTCTTATGTAAGTAATTGCAGGTCTAGAGGTCAAAGTTTGCGAAATACTCAGGAAAACTCCAATTCCCGAAAGAATAGAAGTTGATACTGTCCCAACAACGGTCAATAAGTAACATCAGAGATTGTATGTTTGAAACAGGAATCATCAGCAACCTCCGCAAAATAGTCGCATATTACTACTGATGCTGCGCAAAAGGGCAAACATTATAACTCAATTTATCAAAAACCCCTAACAAGGTAATCCTCATAACTGTTAATGAAACTAATAAATCGTTGTCTCTTATTTATCTCAATTTCTGCGCTACGGACACAATTTGTGTGTTCTGATGTAGGTAAGTGCCTACTATTTCTGTCTAGacctaaatatcaaaatacacTACAAACCAAACTCATAACATAGTAAACATAGATGCTATAaagtaactttaattttaatcaaacgtaacaattatttattgaatgatatatttctatattagttgaatttattttatttattggctgTAAATTTACTACCATTTCTAGAAATCTCTGATAACtactatctttatttttttattgtggctACTCTACTACGATACGTCATACGTGCGAACAAGGAAGTTGTCATTTGTCAAAATTTTTGTCAAGACTGAGTGAATCAACAGCTGTTTTGCATTTTTGTatctgtaaatataattaaaaattgagTAATAAACAGGTAGTTTTGTATTCTTTATACAGGTCATGGTAGTGTTTGTTAGTATTAGTGttgtatttgaaaatgaaacaaaggTAAGTGTAGATGTGGATGAGCGTAGTTTAGTTGTCCATTATTGTTTACGTGTTACGATTCTACCGTGGATGTTTACTTGCGATCAGGACTCGCTCAATGCACGGAGGAGATGACATGGTTGGCTATAACATGGGTAAGAAGAACGACGCTAACGAACCCAGCGAGATTCAGCTTCATAGAATAAAACCCCAGGACCATTTTATTGAAGCACAAGTCCAAGAAGGTGATACTTTACAAGCTATTGCGTTGAGATTCTATTGTTCGGTGAGTCGtctcatttataaatataactgaTCGTTAATACTTAATACATGTCATTGTCTGATAATGATCCCATTTAGAATAAGTTATTTATCTCTTTGTTTATCACTCTTATCTTTCCATATTGTTAAGTCAATTTAATGTGTTGTTACAGCTATCAGAGCTCAAAAGGATCAACCATATACATAAAGATAATGAAATTTTTGCCAGACGGACTATAAAGGTCCCGGTTACTCCCTACTCAGTGTTGACAGAACTGATCCCAACTCAACCGCCAGAACCAACGCCTTCCACATCAACCAACAATTCCAATACTGTGATACAGGAATTAGTTAATGCTAACAATTTTAATGAACTCtctaaccaaaataatattttgtttaataattcaCATCAGAAGGATGACGGGCATTGTGCTATTGACTGTAATACAGTTGTTATGAACAGCacagtagcgccatctattgtTCCGTACACAGACTCGGAACAAAATGAGCTTGCAACTGAGGATACACAACTTTTGCCAACAAAAGAGAAGACATCAGTTGAAGCAGTAGTAGTGAAGGAGTTGACATCACACGGAGCTGATTTCGGACTGAAATGGTTCCATTTAGTTTGTGTTATGCTTATTCTTGGTGTTGTGATACCCCTTGTGTATGTcttgttttatttacctaaaCCTGAACACGAAGTGTCAGACCTTCCGCCATTACATTCTAATCGATGACTGACTATAGAATTTCGATCTGACAGAAAAGCTTTAAGTTGTAATGGTATTtgttataaatcaattttatccatactaatattataaatgcgaaagtaactctgtctgtctgtctgtctgtctgtctgtctgtctgctactcaatcacgtctaaactactgaaccaatttgcatgaaatttggtatggagatattttgagacccgagaaaggacataggctactttttatcccgggaaaatgacgcattgttcgggaaaattcagaaaattcaacgaagtcgcgaaaaatctatattataatgacattgaattaacaaaattccgttgccatggcaactgttttaatggcggatatgccgtagcgcgacttcgttatactaagagatataaataattttgagaatatttttcgtgaaaaaaaagcatattttatatcatcacgctacgaccaataagagcagagtaacagtaaaaagtgttacaaagacatggaaaattctgacccattctctcttatgtgccgcaagcgaagttgcgcgggtcagctagtatatcatAAGGAGACACAATGTGATtccttcaaaaaatatattcataagtACATATcaaacatagttttattttgtaatgtcaTTAATGTCTTTTGGTGTTAATGATCTCAAGCTTTGGTTTGTTCCAAAAGTTAATAAGCAAAGTCATTTATGATGCGTAtctattaatacaataaataaaaatatatgaacagCTGTGACTCATTTGACAACAGCTAGTATACTTACAGGTacttgcataataataatagacacCAAATTAGTTTCGCTGCAATTTTCCTTCAGTACTTACTTTAATGTCGTccttctgtttttgtttttttaatgttgaatTTGCTACGTATTTTAGGCATTCCCTAAATCCCTCCAGAGTCGTATCTACCTGCACGAGCGCTCAACCCTTCTACTACAATTTATTAAGGCAGCTGTTACATTATTGCATAGTACAGACGTGTCCTCGGAGATTTACTGATGAACCAACAGATGGCAGCACCATTTTCTTTTGGGAAGCTAGAAGGATGCCTTGTTAAAATTTATCgagttttatttttccttatagCTTAAATTCAATTGTGTCACATTTTAGGATCTGTTACATTACATTAGAAGAAACATCAACAAATGGAATGATGGAATTTTCGCAttttactgtcactttatctgtCGGATAATATTTCCAAATGTTGCAACGCGCACTCCCTTCGCGCTGCATAATTATCtacttattatcataattatgtaGAACAATCTTTATTAATCGCGGTTATCCCTGCATAATAACCAGTACAATCAGATAAACGTTTGTAAAGGTAAACATTTTCCTAGCCTAGCTGGCAAGGCTAGGAAAAGGCTAAGGCTAGTTTTAACATGTCGCAGACCAGACTTCATGGTAATCTGGTAATCTAACATAGTAATTATGGTTATTTCAACCGGTTTCACTAGTACTTAGCCCACAGTACATTCAGTGTGGGCCTTAAATAACCCCAGTGGATGAATTCGAAATATTTCATAACCCTTCGAATTTGAAATAGTTAGTTCTTAATGTGTTTGAtttcttttttctaaaattatactatatttccgtacttaaattaattatgtaagtcCGTCATCATCTGTAAGTGGGTAGAACTTGGAATCAATTTAGGTTACTGAATAAAATGGGACTAGACTTACTATTATTGGGTTAAAATAAGTTTCTAAGAGGTTGAGACTAAATTTctattgtcatattattatactcctTTCCAAGCCAGTGGTATATCAGGCATTGTAACGgctttcattaaaatgtttagaGAGTAAGTTTTACATTGTTTCAAATGAAGAAGTGATTTTCGTctttcttactaatattttgatttgtaaaCAAGAGCCCTCTGCCCTCAAGGCATCGATACGATTATATGAagaatttttcttttgttgaCTCTACAACAAAGTTGAagttattcattattataatttcttatctACCTAGCAACGGATCCGTATCTACCCAGGGTTCTAATGTCGAGTCAATAGTTGAAGGGTGGTTGTTGGTTCAGAATAAAATAACgtttcacaaaataaactatttattttccatttctATTTGCTATCACTTAAAAATACATCGATGTAACAAATAAATCGGTAAATCATTGACACAATCTTAGttaaaacttttacaattattaataatgataaatgcAATCTTAAATAGCTAAAACCCGACCAGAGAAATAATTATACCAGACTTTCAtttgtgataaatataataaaaaagacctAACCTAGCTCTTACAATTTCTATTAACCGCAAATTCAAAATTCTACTTTATTACGAGATAATCATTAATACATCATAAGAATAAATCGTAGTACactaattatgttattttcctGGTTAGGCTTAGACACTATGTACAGATTATATGATTACGTGAGCCTCGCGGATTTCatactgtataaaataaatgacgtGATTTGAGGTGACTAAAGTAAAGCTTTGATAAATGTAACACACTTTGCAGGTCGCCTTCGGAATCAGAAGTTCCCGCGACCGAGATTCGGGTTGCTCTCGTGCACACTGCggaattaaaaacataattaaagcaACTGCTCACCAGTCTACAAAATTAATACCACACAAGaaacaatgtaaacaaaatgttagTACACAAAAGAACAAGAAAACACAGATTATTTATCTTCGCCTGAAGAGTGCGCCGACGCTTTGTAGGTAGATTAGTGATTCCTTGTTAGTCTCaatcaaaacaacaaaatcaCTAGTCTTCCATACAACGCGCGGCTCGACCGATGCCCGTTAGTTGATGACACCTAGAAAATATGTTAATCACCAGAAAGTTAGTCACAAATATAGATAACAATGAGTTAGATTAGAAGTATCGGTGTGTGATCGTCGCTAAATACTTAGTAACTACAGAGTTGTAAATACAAGTTGGTACAATGAGTATGGTATTCAGAATATGCAGGTACTCGTGAGAACATCTCGGTTGAAAGGTCTACGCTCCCGCTACTAACAACTGTGTGCATGTTTACCTGCGCATCAACATCGATGTAACACACTCAAATCCGTTCAATAATCTCTACTTAATCTTAGTTTGGTTTGGTGCCAACTCAGGGAACTCTTCAAACATTCtattgtcaaaataatattgtgttagtAATAATACTGAATTATATACAGTGACAGCAAACGTTTGTGATACAATCCTTAACCAGTATGATGATATTAGCAATGATACAGTAGTTATTGGCGAACGTCGGCATGCTATTCAATAATATGATATGGACAATGCAATGCTGGTAATAATTGGAGCATATcgtaaaataatggaaaatgcAGCTGTCCAACATATGTGGTCTTTTCCTTGTATATTTCctataagtataaattatgataatggCAACAAGGGTGATGTGTTAATATTGTTTGAACATACCTCTGTTGTAGCAAGTATTGTGCCATTTGTATGCGCTGTGGTGTACCGGTGATGGTGATGATACGGTCAGTAGAGCCGGGCAGTGGCTCGGCGATCTCGATGCCGGCACCGCTCTCCGCACGGATCTTACGTATGCGGGAACCGGCCTTGCCGATTATCGCACCGGCCAACTGGAATGGCAACCAAACACTGAAGTTCTGTTTCTTGCACGTTAAGCTAATGAGTCCAATACTACACTTTAGTAAGTACACTTACATCTTTGGGGATAGTAACTTGTGTGGTGGTGTCCTGCTGGTTACCGCCGCCGCCATTGTTGCCGAAGTTGCCACCACCTCCGTTGCCGCCGCCACCACCTCCTCGGCCACCGCCGAAGTTTCCGCCTCCAAAGttgccgccgccgccaccgaaGCTGGCGCGAGGAGGTCCAGAAAAGCCAGCTCTAGGACCGGGGCCACCGAAGTCGTTAAAGGCAGCCCGAGGACCTCCAGGTCCACTACGTCCGCCCATGCCTCCGGGGCCTCGGGGTCCGGGCCCGCGTCCGCCGGGCCCACCCATTGGTGGCATACCTCGCGGTGGACCTCTAGGCGGGCCGCGGGGTCCGGCACCTCGCGGTCCCCCGCCTCCCTGTCCGCTGCCGAAACCACCGTATTCATCGGCATAGAAATCATCATAGTTGTGTGGGTCGTAGTTTTGTATTGCACCTTTAATGGGAacctgaaatattaaaattctaataaatactGACCTATTTTATACcgatgataaaatattatagcgCAAAGAAGTGATATCCGTACCTGTCTGATGAGATCGAGCACTTCTTTGATGCCGGCAGCGACGGCCTCCGCTTTACCGACGAGCTGTACAACACGCTCCGTACTTTGCGGTGCCGGGTTCGAGAATATCTTCAGGCGAGCGCCCGTTTTCTGAGGAGggattgatttaatttttattttattatttaaaagaggTGAATGCCTATTAATagtaattgaattttattttgactcTGTAGAACAAATgctcaacaatattatttagatgattactgtaagaaatataaacttaattatttattacgaaaacCAGTAAGTCGGTAAACTACCAAAAAATTTTGAACACAAGTTGTAAACCCAACGCCCTAAgtacaaaacaaattacataacaGTCTACATTGAGTTGAGACAGGGTATGTTTACGGCATGTGTCGCGACAGTCTCGGGGTGTTTGGAGTGCGATGACAAATCGATGCGTGATCAATTACCGATATTAGATAACATCATCGGTGGCGCGCTCGTCGTGTGCTGTGTGTGTGCTCGTACGTGtgtgtgtctgtatgtatgtgtgtgtgcggTGTGACGTTTGACAGACGACGAGCGCGCGTGCGCGGCGCCATCGACCGGCGCACgtggccgccgccgcccgctCCGCGCCACGCACAAACAACCGCCCACGGCTCCGCACAACAACCGCCCGACCCGCTGCACAGAACACACTGCCACACCATCGCACCGCACTACACTGCCGCTCCGTACTGTCTGAACACACGACTGACATATTCGACTCACTTCACGTTCGTACACTCGCCGACAAAACACTACACTAAACACACCCcttgtattaattttaaatcttgaATTATTAAACGTTACGCCcgaaat
The sequence above is drawn from the Anticarsia gemmatalis isolate Benzon Research Colony breed Stoneville strain chromosome 17, ilAntGemm2 primary, whole genome shotgun sequence genome and encodes:
- the LOC142980243 gene encoding lysM and putative peptidoglycan-binding domain-containing protein 3 is translated as MKQRTRSMHGGDDMVGYNMGKKNDANEPSEIQLHRIKPQDHFIEAQVQEGDTLQAIALRFYCSLSELKRINHIHKDNEIFARRTIKVPVTPYSVLTELIPTQPPEPTPSTSTNNSNTVIQELVNANNFNELSNQNNILFNNSHQKDDGHCAIDCNTVVMNSTVAPSIVPYTDSEQNELATEDTQLLPTKEKTSVEAVVVKELTSHGADFGLKWFHLVCVMLILGVVIPLVYVLFYLPKPEHEVSDLPPLHSNR
- the HnRNP-K gene encoding heterogeneous nuclear ribonucleoprotein K, encoding MKRDAYGDEGPAQKRPRQTDDEVTFLIPSKVAGSIIGKGGANISKLRSQYKASITVPDCPGPERVLSITAPDVDTILEIVKEILPCLADGGPKSNNEDLDVRLLIHQSRAGCVIGKAGAKIKELREKTGARLKIFSNPAPQSTERVVQLVGKAEAVAAGIKEVLDLIRQVPIKGAIQNYDPHNYDDFYADEYGGFGSGQGGGGPRGAGPRGPPRGPPRGMPPMGGPGGRGPGPRGPGGMGGRSGPGGPRAAFNDFGGPGPRAGFSGPPRASFGGGGGNFGGGNFGGGRGGGGGGNGGGGNFGNNGGGGNQQDTTTQVTIPKDLAGAIIGKAGSRIRKIRAESGAGIEIAEPLPGSTDRIITITGTPQRIQMAQYLLQQSVHESNPNLGRGNF